The Pseudooceanicola aestuarii genomic sequence CGCCTACGAACAGGTGTTCGACATCCTCGACGTGTGGTTCGACAGCGGCTCCACCCATGCCTTCGTGCTGCGTGACCGCGCCGACGGGACCGAGGACGGCATCGCCGATGTCTACATGGAAGGCACCGACCAGCATCGCGGCTGGTTCCATTCCTCCATGTTGCAGGCCTGCGGCACGCTGGGCCGGGCGCCCTATCGCAACGTGGTGACCCATGGCTTCACGCTGGACGAGAAGGGCAACAAGATGTCCAAATCGCTCGGCAATACGATCCTGCCGGAAGAGGTGGTCAAGCAATACGGCGCCGATGTCCTGCGCCTGTGGGTGGCCCAGACCGACTATACCGCCGATCAGCGGATCGGGCCGGAGATCCTGAAAGGCGTGGCCGACAGCTACCGGCGGCTGCGCAACACGATGCGGTTCATGCTGGGCTCTCTCTCCGATTTCCGGGAGGAAGACCGCGTCGCGCCCGCGGACATGCCCGAACTCGAACGCTGGGTGCTGCACCGCATGGCGGAGCTGGACGAAAAGGTCCGCGACGGCTACCGCGGCTTCGATTTCCAATCGACCTTCCAGGCAGTGTTCAACTTCGCCACCATCGACCTGTCGTCCTTCTATTTCGACATCCGCAAGGATGCGCTCTATTGCGATGGCGATACGTTGCGCGCCCGCGCGGCGCGGACGGTGCTGGACCTGCTGTTCCATCGCCTGACCACCTGGCTGGCGCCGATCCTGGTGTTCACCATGGAAGAAGTCTGGCTGGAACGCTTCCCCGGCGACGACAGCTCTGTCCACCTGGTCGACATGCCCGAGACGCCCGCCAGCTGGCGCGACGATGCGCTGGCAGCGAAATGGGCCAAGGTACGCGCCGCGCGCCGCGTGGTGACCGCCGCGCTGGAAGTTCAGCGCAGCGAAAAGGTCATCGGCGCCTCGTTGGAGGCCGCGCCTGTGGTGCATCTGGACGATGCAGAGACGCTGGCCGCGCTGCAATCGGTCAGCTTTGCCGATATCTGCATCACGTCCGACTTGGCACTGACCGGCGATCCCGCCCCGGCCGAGGTCTACCGCCTGCCGGAGATCCCCGGCATCGGCGTGGTCTTCGAGAAGGCGGAGGGAGAGAAATGCCAGCGCTGCTGGAAGATCCTGCCCGATGTCGGCCTGCATCAGCATCCGGGCGTCTGCGGCCGCTGCGACGCCGCGCTCAGCGATCGGAGCTGACCCTTCGACCGGGCCGCGCATCCGCCGCGGCCCGGCTCCCCCCTATACCCGACTTGCCTTCTTCGGGCAGAAATACCGCAGGGGGTGAATTGAGCGCAGTTCAAGAGGGGGACAGCGTCCCCCTTCCCCTTCGACGGCCTTCCGCGGGCGCTCAACCCGTCGCCCTTGCCAGCGCGCCACCCCCGGCGCATCGTGGCGCCATGGCCACCACCTGCATCCCCACGCCCACCGGGCCGCTTTATGTCACCGCCGAGGGCGAGGTGATCACCCGGGTAACATGGCGCCCCCAGCCAGTGACGGAAGGGGCCGATCTGCTCGATCAGGCCCGTATCCAGCTGGATGCCTATTTCGCCGGCACCCGACACGCTTTCGACCTGCCGCTGGAGGTTCGGGGATCGGACCTGCAAAAACGCGTCTGCGCCGCGATGCGCGCCATCCCCTTTGGCGAGACGACGACCTATGGCGCCATCTCACGCGCCCTGGGCGTGCCGGCCCAAGCCATCGGGCAGGCCTGCGGGGGCAACCCGATGCCGGTGATCATCCCCTGCCACAGGGTTCTGGGCGCCACCGGCCTTGGCGGCTTCTCTGGAGAAGGCGGGGTAGAGACCAAGGTCGCTCTGCTGCGCCACGAAGGCGCGGCAGGGCTGTTGATCTAGCGGGAAGAGCAGGCGCCGCTTCGGGCGACCGGACCGGCGGAGTTCCGGATCAGGGAACCGCCTTCAACGCAGGCTTGGCGCCACGTCGCGCGGCCTGGGGCTTGGCAGCGGCTTTGGCCTTGCGGGTGCGCCCGGCGTTCTGATCGATGAATTCCAGCACCAATGGCCGAATGTTGTTTCGCCAGGACGAGCCGGCGAAGATGCCGTAATGGCCCGCGCCGGGTTCCAGGTGGCTGGCCTTCATCGCGTCGTCCAGCCCGGTGCACAGGTCCAGCGCGGCAACGCATTGGCCAGGGGCAGAGATGTCGTCCTTCTCCCCTTCGACCGTTTTCACCGCAACGTCGGTGATGGCACCGATATCCACCGGATGCCCGTTCACGGTAAAGGAGTTGGAAGCGATTTCGGAATTCTTGAAGATCCGTTCCACCGTGGTCAGGTAGAATTCCGCCGTCATGTCCATCACGGCCAGGTATTCGTCGTAGAACCGGTTGTGCGGGTCGCGGTCGCCCGCCTCCCCCCGCGCGACGCGGAAGATCTGGTCCTGAAATGCCGCCGCGTGGCGGTCGGCGTTCATCGCGATGAAGGACGTCAATTGCAGCAGGCCGGGATAGACGCGGCGGCCGATGCCCTTGTGCTTCATGCCGACGCGCTGGATCATCATCTCCTCCAGCACGCCCATGGTGACGCGGTTGCCGAAATCGGTGACCTCCGTCGGGGTGGCGTCGGGGTCGATGGGGCCACCGATCAGGGTCAGGGTCTGCGGCTGCGCCTTGGGATCGATTTCCGCCAGATAGGCGGTGGCGGCCAGGGTCAGGGGGGCGGGCTGGCAGACGGCGATGACGTTGATGTCCGGGCCCAGTTCCTTCATGAAATCGACAAGGTAGAGGGTGTAGTCCTCGATATCGAACTTGCCCTCGCTGACCGGGATGTCGCGCGCGTTATGCCAATCGGTGATGTAGACTTCGCAATCGGGCAGCAGCGACACCACCGTCGACCGCAACAGCGTGGCGTAATGGCCAGACATCGGCGCCACCAGCAAGACGCGGCGGGGCTGCGGGTCGCGGCCCTGGACCTCGAAATGGATCAGGTCGCCGAACGGGCGGCTCACCAGTTTCTCGACCGAAACAAGGTGATCACGGCCATCGGCGCAGGTGACGGAGTGGATGCCCCAGTCCGGCTTGGCGATCATCCGCGAATATGCGCGTTCCGTGACCTCGCCCCAGGCGGCGGTCATCTGCAAGGCGGGGTTCGCCATCAGCGCAAAGCCCGGATAGGAGGCAAAGGCCCGTGCGGAGGCGCCCAACCATTCGTTGGTGTTGCGCACCGTCTCCATGAAGTCGTAGCTTGCCATAAGGCGCATCGTCGTCTCCTTTGCGGGCGCGTGATCCGGGATCGTATCGCCCTATCCTCAGGAGAAACGCGATCCATGCGCATGCTGCACAGCAGCAATCTAGGGGGGAATCGTCAACATGACAACTGACAACAGCGGTTCGAAGGTTAACACCGACGGCGAACACCTTGAAAGACTGCAAGAGAATCTTGCGCGGGTGGAGGCGCTGACGCAACGGCTGGTCGCTGCAATCCAGCAGAAACCGGCGACCCATCCCGGCCTTGATGCCCCCTCTCCCGAAGTCTTCACCCGCGCGGCGGGCGCATATTGGACGGAGATGATGCAGAACCCGGCGCGCATCTTCGAACACCAGGTCGAATATTGGGGCAAGTCGGTGAAGCACTTCATGGAGGCCCAGCAGGCGCTGGCCTCCGGCAGCTTGACGGCGCCGCCCGATGACACACCGCCCGACCCGAGGTTCCGCAATCCGCTGTGGCAAACCCATCCCTATTTCAACTTCATCAAGCAGCAATACATGCTGAACGCCCGCGCGATCACCGATGCGGTCGACGATGCCGAGGATCTGACCGAGACGGAGAAACGGCGCCTGCGCTACTTCTCGGCCCAGATCGTGGACATGATGGCGCCAACCAATTTTCTGGCCACCAACCCCGACGCCCTGGAACGCGCCGTCGCGACCGAGGGCGACAGCCTGGTGCGCGGGCTGGAAAACCTGGTGATGGACCTGGAACACAACAACGGCGAATTGCTGGTGCGCCTGTCCGACGACAGCGCCTTTACCCTGGGGGAGAATATCGCCACCAGCGACGGCCAGGTCGTGTTTCGCAACCGCATGATCGAATTGATCCAATACGCTCCCCGGACCGAGAAGGTGCATGCCACCCCCCTGATCATCTTTCCACCCTGGATCAACAAGTTCTACATTCTCGACCTGAAGGCACAGAATTCATTCGTGAAATGGGTGACGGAACAGGGGTTCACCCTGTTCGTCGTGTCCTGGGTCAATCCCGATGCCGCCTACCGCGATGTCGGGCTGGAAGATTACATCGAAGACGGGTTCCTGGCCGCGATCAACGAGGCCAAGGCGATCACCGCGCAAAAACAGGTGAACTGCATCGGCTATTGCATCGGCGGCACCACGCTGAACCTGGCGCTGGCCCTGCTGAAAAAGCGCAAGGACAGGTCGGTGAAATCCGCCACCTTCTTTACCACCCTGACCGATTTCGGCGACCAGGGCGATTTCACCCCCTTTCTTCAGGACGATTTCATCGACGCGATCACCGCGCAGGTGGAACAGGACGGCATCCTGAAAAGTGCGATCATGGCGCGCACCTTCTCCTTCTTGCGGTCGAACGATCTGGTCTACGGGCCGGCCATACGCTCCTACATGCTGGGCGAGGCGCCGCCGGCCTTCGATCTGCTGTACTGGAACGGTGACGGCACCAATCTGCCCGGCCGGATGGCGGTACAATACCTGCGCAACCTGTGCCAGAAGAACCTGTTTGCCACCGATGGCCTGCCGCTTCTGGGGGAGGTTCTGCATGCCCGTGACGTGACGCTGCCGATCTGTTCCATCACCTGCCAGACCGATCACATCGCAGCGTGGAAAGCCGCCTATGCCGGGTTCCGCAAGGCCGGATCGAAGAACAAGACCTTCATCGTCTCCGAAAGCGGCCATATCGCCGGGATCGTCAATCCACCGTCAAAGAAGAAATACGGGCATTACACCCATGACGATTTCTCTCTCTCGGCGGATGCGTGGCTGGCGGCGGCGGAGTTCACTCCCGGCTCCTGGTGGCCGCGTTGGGGGGAATGGCTGGCCAGCAGATCGGGCAAGATGGTGCCCGCCCGCGTGCCCGGCGATTCGACCCATCCGGCTCTTGGCCCGGCCCCCGGCACTTACGTGGCGGCACCTCTCGCCGGATGATCCCGGTGCCATGGCGTGGAAAACGCTGAATATTCTGCATCGCAGCAAAAATGACTTGATTTTCTGCGGTGCAGCATACATATTCCTCTCAGCGAAACACATACGGGGCCGGATGGATCAGACATCGGCGCCGCCTTGCCAGAGAGAGGATTAGATCAATGGCTAAAGCAACTGATTTCACCGCGATGATGAAAGACATGATGGGCGCATTCCCGGTCGATACCTCGGCCATGCAGGGCGCGTTCAAGACCCAGGCCGACCTGGGCGAGAAACTCTCCGCCGTGGCGCTGGACGCCGCCGAGCAGTCGACCGACCTGTCCAGCAAGTGGGCCAAGGACACGCTGTCCAAGATGACCGACCTGTCCAAAGCCCGTACGGAGCCGACCGACTACGCCAAGGCGATGACCGATTTCGCGTCCTCCTATGCCGAAATGTCGGCAGAGCACATGGCCGCCTTCGCAGAGATCGCCAAGAAAGTTCAGACCGAAACCGTCGAACTGATGATGGCCGCCGGCAAGGACATGTCCGAAGACGCCTCGGTCGCCGTTCAGAAGGCCACCAAGGACGCCACCGCGGCCGCCAAGAAAACCGCGGCCGCGAAGTAAGCGCCACTCCCTCGCGCGTCCTTCTCCTCCCTCCCTCTTGAGGGGTGCGCGACGTCGAAGGGGCCTGTCCGTTGGACAAGCCCCTTCGTCATGTCCGACGACCGGGCGCACCATCCTGCCACGCGAACCGCACCCGGACCGCCTCCGCAGGGACCTGCGGCGGCGATGTCATGTCGCGCCGCCATCGGACGGCGCGGACAACGGGCCACCCGATCTGCTATGGCTTGGGGAGGCAGGTCTACGGAGGTCACGGCCATGGCGGCACCCCTGGGGCGCATCATCATCTACACCCGGAAAATTCCCGAGATGGCGGCATTCTACGCCCGGCATTTCGCCTATACGGTGACCGGCACCGAGGGTGACCGGATTGTTGAACTGACCCCGACACGCGGCGGCGCCGCGCTGCTGCTGCACCCTGCCTCCGCCCGACAGAAGGAGGGGCAGGCACTGGTGAAACTGGTGTTCGACGTGGCCGATGTGCCGGCCTTCTGTGCCGCCTGCCACGACAACGGACTTCGGTTCGGCGCGTTACACCAGGCCGATGGCTACGTTTTTGCCAATGCCAGGGATCCGGCGGGAAATTCCGTTCAGGTCTCCAGCCGTGCCTTTGCGGGGCGATAGGCCCCTCCGCACCAGCGACGCCCTTCCGCCGCGACAGCGTTACAACACTTTCTTTTTCAAAATCGCTGCTCTACGCTGCGGTGCAGTGTCGTTGTCAGGAGGGATGAGCCGTGGCCGAAACAGATAAACCACTCCTGATCAAGCGGTACGCATCCCGCAGACTCTATAATACCGAGACCAGCGATTACGTGACGCTTGAAGATATCTCAGGTTTCATCCGCGATGGGCGCGAAGTGCAAATCGTCGACCTGAAGTCCGGCGACGACCTGACCCGGCAATACCTGTTGCAAATCATCGCCGAACACGAAAGCCGGGGGGAAAACGTGCTGCCCCTGAGCGTGCTGACCGACCTGGTGCGCAGCTACACCACGCAGGCGCAATCGGTGGTGCCGCAATTCCTGGCCGCGTCTTTCGAGATGTTGCGCGACGGGCAATCCAAGATGATGGAAAACATGGGCGCCGTGAACCCGATCGCCAAGATGCCCGGGTTCGAGGCGATGCAAGCGCAGCAAGAGGCGTTCATGAAGGCGATGACTGGCGGGTTCGGCGCCAATTGGACCGGCCCGTCCCGCCAGGACGACGCCACCGCCGCGCCCGAGGAAGGCGAAAACCTGGAAACCATCAAGAAGCAGTTGGCAGAGCTGCAACAGAAGCTGAACAAGCTCGGCTGAAGCGATGACGGCAAGCCCCGGTCGTATCACGCTCTGGGGGATGGAGGTCTTCGTGGCGACGGTGGAGGAACGCTCCATCACGGCGGCAGCGCGGCGCCTGGGGGCCAGCCCCTCTGCCGTGTCGCAGCAGATCACCAACCTGGAAACCGCGCTCGGCGCGCCGCTGCTTGTGCGGTCGGCTCGGCCCGTGACGCTGACCGCCGCAGGAGAGAGCTTTCGCCGGCGCGCTCAGACCATCCTGAACGAGGCAGCGCAGGCCCGCGCCGAAATCGCGGTGGCCGGGCGGGTCACCCTGTCCTCCCTGCGCCTGGGCATGATCGAAGACCTGGAGGCCGACGTCACCCCCGCCCTGCTGACCCGCCTGGCCGAGGCGCTGACCGGGTGCCGGTTCCTGCTGGAAACCGGGGCCTCGCATCACCTGCTGGACCAGCTGGACGCGCAGGCGCTGGATGTCATCCTGTCCGCAGACATGGGCGAGACATCGGACTGGGCGGAGACGCACCCCATCCTGACCGAAGGTTTCGTCGTGGCCACCGCGCGCGGGGTGATCGACCCACAGGCCGATCTTCTGGCGCAGCTTACGGCGCTGCCGATGATCCAGTACACCACCCGTCATTACATGGGCCGCCTGATCGCCACTCACCTGGAACAACAGAACTTGCGGCTGGATCACCGCTATGAGCTGGACAGCTACCACGCCATCCTGGCGCTGGTCTCCGGCGGGGCGGGCTGGACGATCCTGCCACCGCTGGCGCTGCTGCGGGCGCGGCGGCTGATGCCGGATCTCGATATACACGAACTGCCCTTTGCGCCGCTGTCGCGCCGGATCGTGCTGATAGCCCGGCGGGAGGTTCTGGCCGATGTCCCCGCCCGCATCGCGGCCGAATTGCGTGATCTGCTGCGCGACACCGCCCGCGCCGCGCGGCTGGACGGCCAGGATTGGGTGGAACGGGTGGCGCGGATCGACGGGCCGCAGGCCGCCCAGGGGCTGCGCGACGAAGTTTGATCCGCGCACCGTGCGGCTGGCCGGGCCGCCTGCGACTTGCCCCGTGCGGTGCCATGGCCCAATCTGGCCGGATGACACAATTCCGACCATGCCGCGACACCCTCACGCCGCCCCCCCTGCCCGCCCCCTGCACCGGGGTTCGCCCATGACCCTGACCCTGCTGGCCCGGGAGCGGGAGACCGGGAAGATCGGTGGCGCCGTGGTCTCTCGGGCGCTGTTCGCTGGCGGCTGGTGCCTGCGCGGCGGGGCCGATTGCGGCCTTTCCGCCAGCCAGGGCGCGATCCCGTCCACCCTGTGTGGCGAGGCATTGCTACAACGGATGCGCGAGGGCGAGACCGCGACTTCCGCCCTGGGCGCAGTCAGCGCGGCGGATGACGGTCGCGACCACCGACAACTGGCCGCACTGGATCAGCGCGGGCGGACGGCTGCCTTTACCGGGGCGCTGACGCCGGGCGCCTGCGGGCACCGGCAGGGGGCGGACGCCCTGGTGGTCGGCTGCGACCTGCGCGGCGAGCATGTGATGGAGGCAGTGCTTGAGGTCTTTGCCACGGCGCCGGGCGCGCTGGTGGACCGGCTGGTCGCGTCGCTGCGGGTCGGGCTGGCGGGGGAAGCGGGCGACCTGGCCTCTGCCGCGCTGCTGGTGCTGCACCGGGAGGCACCGCCGCTGTCGCTCCGGGTGGATGGTCAGGCAGATCCGCTGGACGGGCTGGCCGGGTTGGTGGCAGCGGCACATGCGCCCGCCCATGCCGGCTGGATCCGCCATTGGCCGACCCTGGTCGATCCGTTCCGCGCCCCCTCTGCCGCCGAGATGGCCGCCCTGCCCCGGCAGGGCGCGGACGGGGACAGCAGCCGAGGCGATGGCGGCACCTAGCCGGTATTGATTCCCCAGCTTACCTGTGGCCCGCCCCCCGCCGTCCAGGCGCAGGCGGATCCCCAGCACCATCCCGAAACGCGAACAGGCCGGGCAAACCCGGCCTGTCCCTGTCGTTACCCGAAAAGTCGGATCAGTTCAGCGCCTCGTCCGTGATGACAGAGGTCCAGGCCCCTTCGGGCACCTTGGTGATCACCGGGTCCGAGCCGCCGGCCAGCAGCGTGTCGACGGTCCGCTGGTAGTCCGCCTCGTCCAGCGCACCGGTCGAACCGGCGGTCAGCTTGGCGACTTCCTTCATCATGCGGATCTGGTGATGTTCGGTCTGGGCGCCGGTCTCGTCGTTATCCAGAACGATTTCCGCCGCTTCTTCGGGGTTTTCCTCGGCATATTTCCAGCCCTTCATGGAGGCCCGGACGAATTTCACCATCTTGGCGCGGAAGGCTTCGTCTTCGAGGTTCTCCTCCAAAACATACAGGCCGTCTTCCTGCGTGGCGACGCCCTGATCCTCATATTTGAAGGTCAAAAGCTCTTCTTCCGTCACGCCCGCGTCCAGCACCTGGCCGAATTCGTTATAGGTCATGGTGGAGATGCATTCCGCCTGCCGCTGGATCAGCGGATCGACGTTGAACCCCTGTTTCAGCACGGTGATACCATCATCCCCGCCATCGGTGGGAATCTCGGCCTGGCTCATCCAGCTGAGGAACGGATATTCATTGCCGAAGAACCAGACGCCGATGGTCCGACCGCGGAAATCTTCCGGCCCGGTGATACCGCTGTCTTTCCAGCAGGTCAGCATCAGGCCCGAGGTCTTGAACGGCTGCGCGATATTGACCAGAGGCAGGCCCTTTTCGCGCGCCGACAGGGCAGAGGGCAACCAGTCCACGATGACATCGGCACCGCCACCGGCGAGAACCTGTGCGGGCGCAATATCGGGACCGCCGGGCAGGATTTCGACATCCAGCCCCTCTTCCTCGTAAAAGCCCTTGTCCTGGGCCACGTAATAGCCGCCGAACTGGGCCTGGGTGACCCATTTCAGTTGCAGCGTCACCGAGTTGTCGCCGTGGCTTTCGGCCAGGGCCGGACCGCCCAGGGCGAGGGCAAGCGCGGTGGCCGCGCCGGTCAGAATGTGTTTCATTGTGATAGCTCCCTGTTTTGTTGGTACTTTATCATTTTCATGTCCCGTCAATGTCGCTGGCTGGGATGCCAGAACGTGACCTGCCGTTCAATCAGCGCCACGATCCCGTAGAACAACGATCCTGAGATGGCGGCGACGACGATCTCGGCCCAGACCATGTCGAGGGCCAGCTGTCCCACGGATGTTGATATGCGAAAGCCCATCCCGACAATGGGCGATCCGAAGAACTCCGCCACGATGGCGCCGATCAGGGCCAGGGTCGATGAAATTTTCAGCCCGTTGAAGATGAACGGCATCGCCGCCGGCAACCGCATCTTCCAAAGCCCGGACCAATAACCCGCCGCCCAGGTCTTCATCTGGTCGCGCTGCATCTGCGTGGTTTCCTGCAACCCGGCGGTGATGTTCACCAGCATGGGAAAGAACACCATGACAACGACCACGGCCGCCTTGGATTGCCAGTCGAACCCGTACCACATCACCAGGATCGGTGCGGTGCCGACGATCGGCAGGGCCGCGATGAACGACCCCACCGGCAACAGCCCCCGGCGCAGGAAATCGCTGCGATCGGCGATGATCGCCACGGCAAAGGCCGCCGCGCAGCCGATGACATAGCCCGACAGGGCCCCCTTGACGAAGGTCTGGATAAAATCCTGCCACAGGATCGGCAGGCTGGTGGCGATCCGCGCGGCGATGGAACTGGGCGCAGGCAGGATCACCTGCGGCACGTCCAGACCATGCACGATCAGCTCCCACATGATCAGCAGGGTCAGGCCAAAGATCACCGGAATCCCCAAGCGCACGGCCGGGCGATGCGCGGCAGGGCCATTGGCCAGCCGCACGTTCAGCACCCAGAGCAGCGCCCAGAGCACGATGGCAGCAATCACGAGGCCCATGGGACGTCCTTTCCGTTCTGCGGCCGGGGAAGAGAGACAATCGCATTCATCGGCGGAACCCCATGCGCAACAGGGTGCCCCGCTCCAGCATGCTGACAATCGCGACAAGCGCGGCGGCCAGGATCGCGGTGGCAAACAGCGCCGACCAGATCTGGATCGTCTGGCCGTAATAGCTGCCGGTCAGCAGTCGCGCCCCCAGGCCCCGGATCGCACCGGTGGGCAACTCGCCGACGATGGCCCCGACAAGAGAGGCCGCGATCCCGATCTTGAGAGAGGCAAACAGGAACGGCACCGAGGACGGCAGCCGCAGCCGCCAGAACGTCTGACCCCGGCTGGCATTCCAGGTTCGCATCTGGTCGATCTGCATCTGATCGGGGCTGCGCAGCCCCTTGACCATGCCGACGACCACGGGAAAGAACGACAGATAGGCCGAGATGATCGCCTTGGGCAGCAGCCCCTGCATGCCGATGGAATTCAGCACCACGATGATCATCGGTGCGATCGCCAGGATCGGAATGGTCTGCGAGGCGATGGCCCAGGGCATGACGCTCATGTCCATGGCCCGCGAATGCACGATCCCCACGGCCAGCAGAATCCCCGCCACCGACCCGATGGCAAAGCCCAGCAGCGTGGCCGACAGGGTGATCCAGCCGTGAAAGACCAGGCTGCGCTTGGAGGTGATCTTTTTCTGCACCGTGGTTTCCCACAGCTCCACAGCGACCTGGTGCGGCGCGGGCAGGCGTGGCTTGGCCTGGGCCCAGGTGTCGCCCCATTGGGCGGTGTTGGACAGGGCCAGCCCCATGGCGCCCATGTCGCGCCGCGCGGCCGCGCCTTCTGGCGTGACCACGGCCCCGCCGCGTTCGGCATTGGTCAGGGCCGCATGGATGTTCATCGGCACGCAGGCAACATACCAGAAGGCCAGGATCGCGGCGACCACGGTCAGGACGGGGAAAATCGACCTCATGTCACGCCCCTTCTCATTGCGTCCATTCCATGCGTATTTCCTCTATCGTCTCCGGCGGTTCGGGCATGTGGCGCGAGACTTCCTGAAACCCTTCGCGGCGGTAGAACCGCTGTGCCATCCGGTTGGGCACATGAGTATGCAGCCAGAGCCGCCGGCGTCCCTGCTTGGCGCGATCCAGCAATGCCTTGCCGACGCCCTGCCCCGTCCGTGTGGAATACAGCGCCGCAACCTGATCCGTCTCCGGGTTGAGGGAGAGATAGGCGCAGACCGGCTCCCCCGCGATCCAGATATCGCGGATGGGAAGCGCCTCTTGGATGAACCCTTCCAGCACCTCTGGCGCGTGAACGCGTGGAAACCATGCCGTCCCGTCGATCCAGCTGTTCAGCACCGCCGCCATGGCAGGCGCATCCCCCGGTGTTGCGCGACGGATCTCAGTCATAGGCATGACCGGCGCGCAGCCCCTCCCGCACGCGGTGGGCAATTTCAAGGAATTCGGGCGTGTCGCGGATGTCCAGCGGGCGGTCGCGCGGCAACGGGCTTTCGATCACGTCGGTGATCCGGCCGGGGCGCGGCGACATGACCACGATCCGGGTGGAGAGGTAGACCGCCTCCGGGATCGAATGGGTGACAAAGGCAATCGTCTTGCCCGTCCGCGCCCAGAGCTTCAGCAGCTCCTCGTTCAGGTGATCGCGCACGATCTCGTCCAGAGCGCCGAAGGGTTCGTCCATCAGCAGAATATCGGCGTCAAAGGCCAGCGCCCGCGCGATGGAGGCACGTTGCTGCATCCCGCCCGACAATTGCCAGGGGAATTTCCCGCCGAACCCGGCCAGATCCACCAGATCCAGCGTCTTTTCCACCCGCTCCTTCTGCTCTGCCTTGGAGAAGCCCATGATCTCCAGTGGCAGGCGGATGTTGCCGGCGATCGTGCGCCACGGATAAAGGCCCGCAGCCTGA encodes the following:
- a CDS encoding ABC transporter permease yields the protein MGLVIAAIVLWALLWVLNVRLANGPAAHRPAVRLGIPVIFGLTLLIMWELIVHGLDVPQVILPAPSSIAARIATSLPILWQDFIQTFVKGALSGYVIGCAAAFAVAIIADRSDFLRRGLLPVGSFIAALPIVGTAPILVMWYGFDWQSKAAVVVVMVFFPMLVNITAGLQETTQMQRDQMKTWAAGYWSGLWKMRLPAAMPFIFNGLKISSTLALIGAIVAEFFGSPIVGMGFRISTSVGQLALDMVWAEIVVAAISGSLFYGIVALIERQVTFWHPSQRH
- a CDS encoding ABC transporter permease, which encodes MRSIFPVLTVVAAILAFWYVACVPMNIHAALTNAERGGAVVTPEGAAARRDMGAMGLALSNTAQWGDTWAQAKPRLPAPHQVAVELWETTVQKKITSKRSLVFHGWITLSATLLGFAIGSVAGILLAVGIVHSRAMDMSVMPWAIASQTIPILAIAPMIIVVLNSIGMQGLLPKAIISAYLSFFPVVVGMVKGLRSPDQMQIDQMRTWNASRGQTFWRLRLPSSVPFLFASLKIGIAASLVGAIVGELPTGAIRGLGARLLTGSYYGQTIQIWSALFATAILAAALVAIVSMLERGTLLRMGFRR
- a CDS encoding GNAT family N-acetyltransferase; translation: MTEIRRATPGDAPAMAAVLNSWIDGTAWFPRVHAPEVLEGFIQEALPIRDIWIAGEPVCAYLSLNPETDQVAALYSTRTGQGVGKALLDRAKQGRRRLWLHTHVPNRMAQRFYRREGFQEVSRHMPEPPETIEEIRMEWTQ
- a CDS encoding ABC transporter ATP-binding protein, whose translation is MEGAEFAAFGGARSVEHSGGDLSFVSQVPVIRAEALDLTFQTNDGPVHALKGVDLDIHKGDFVSFIGPSGCGKTTFLRCIAALETPTGGNLSVNGMSAEEARRARAYGYVFQAAGLYPWRTIAGNIRLPLEIMGFSKAEQKERVEKTLDLVDLAGFGGKFPWQLSGGMQQRASIARALAFDADILLMDEPFGALDEIVRDHLNEELLKLWARTGKTIAFVTHSIPEAVYLSTRIVVMSPRPGRITDVIESPLPRDRPLDIRDTPEFLEIAHRVREGLRAGHAYD